One genomic segment of Tripterygium wilfordii isolate XIE 37 chromosome 9, ASM1340144v1, whole genome shotgun sequence includes these proteins:
- the LOC120004910 gene encoding phosphoglycolate phosphatase 2, whose translation METPTKSAQATAQPLTVDSVRALFDSVDAFLFDCDGVIWKGDKLIDGVTQTIDFLRFKGKKLVFVTNNSFRSRRQYAEKFRSLGITVSEDEIFSSSFAAAMYLRAKNFPPEKKVYVIGGEGILEELQLAGFTGIGGPEDGDKRVELKSNNLFEYDTSVGAVVVGLDPHINYYKLQYGTLCIRQNPGCLFIATNRDAVGHMTDLQEWPGAGCMVAAICGSTEREPVEVGKPSTFMMDFLLQKLSISSSRMCMVGDRLDTDILFGQNAGCKTLLVLSGVTSESNLLDTSNTIQPDYYSNQVSDILKLLGP comes from the exons ATGGAAACTCCAACAAAATCAGCTCAAGCTACGGCTCAACCTCTCACTGTCGACAGTGTCAGAGCTCTCTTCGATTCCGTCGACGCTTTTCTCTTTGACTGTGATG GTGTGATCTGGAAGGGCGATAAGCTCATCGACGGCGTCACTCAAACTATCGATTTCCTTCGATTCAAG GGCAAAAAGCTCGTTTTTGTCACCAACAATTCATTCAGATCCCGAAGGCAATATGCTGAAAAGTTCCGATCTTTGGGAATCACAGTTTCTGAG GATGAgatattctcttcttcttttgctgCGGCAATGTACTTGAGAGCCAAGAATTTCCCACCAGAAAAGAAg GTTTATGTGATAGGTGGTGAAGGCATACTAGAAGAACTACAGCTTGCTGGCTTCACAGGTATTGGCGGTCCG GAAGATGGCGACAAAAGGGTAGAGCTGAAGTCGAATAACCTCTTTGAATATGATACAAGT GTTGGAGCAGTTGTGGTTGGTTTAGACCCACATATCAATTATTATAAGCTTCA GTATGGAACTCTTTGCATACGTCAAAACCCAGGGTGCCTTTTCATTGCCACCAATCGCGATGCAGTGGGGCATATGACAGATTTACAGGAGTGGCCTG GTGCCGGTTGTATGGTTGCTGCCATTTGTGGATCAACTGAAAGAGAACCTGTTGAAGTTGGGAAACCATCAACCTTCATGATGGATTTCTTACTGCAGAA ACTCAGCATCAGCAGCTCCAGAATGTGCATGGTGGGCGATAGATTGGACACTGATATTTTATTTGGACAGAATGCAGGCTGCAAAACTCTCCTTGTTCTCTCAG GTGTGACGTCGGAATCCAACCTCCTAGATACCTCAAATACCATCCAACCAGATTATTACAGCAACCAGGTGTCAGACATCCTTAAATTACTTGGACCATGA
- the LOC120005452 gene encoding serine/threonine-protein kinase D6PKL2 — MASKPGSRASPETTGVQRVELDDLKSVKASKTSKADLVTSEELHRSVEKESKLVAVEPENKYLLNSNQKVPVESLIKKVESSSSPSVQEEVSAEVESSINETRGSQDVSIDQEKKTSEYGNVKNSSVSAKVSDGTNSIAKTSGSAKISDRVDFVDSGKSSMCRGSTSSDVSDESTCSSFSSISKPHKANDLRWEAIQAVRRKDGVLGVSQFRLLKRLGCGDIGSVYLSELCGTKCCFAMKVMDKASLASRKKLLRAQTEREILQSLDHPFLPTLYAHFETDKFSCLVMEFCPGGDLHTLRQRQPGKHFPEQAVKFYVAEVLLALEYLHMLGIIYRDLKPENVLVREDGHIMLSDFDLSLRCAVNPTLVKTASLESEPLRKNPAYCVQPACIQPSCIQPSCVAPTTCFGPRFFSSKSKKDPKPKTEIGNQVNLLPELIAEPTDARSMSFVGTYEYLAPEIIKGEGHGSAVDWWTFGIFLYELLFGKTPFKGSGNRATLFNVVVQPLRFPESPIVSFAARDLIRGLLVKEPQHRLAYKRGATEIKQHTFFQGVNWALIRCATPPEIPKPVEIERIPGPSPTASSSEKAAAIRTAADQKCSDNYLEFDFF; from the exons ATGGCCTCAAAACCTGGTTCTAGAGCTTCTCCAGAAACAACAGGTGTTCAAAGAGTGGAGCTAGACGATCTTAAGTCAGTCAAAGCGTCGAAGACAAGCAAGGCTGATCTGGTTACTTCCGAAGAGTTGCATAGATCAGTTGAAAAGGAGTCAAAGCTGGTTGCAGTGGAACCAGAGAATAAATATTTGTTGAACTCTAATCAAAAGGTACCCGTTGAATCTTTGATTAAAAAAGTCGAATCAAGTTCATCACCGTCTGTTCAGGAAGAAGTATCAGCAGAAGTAGAGTCTAGTATCAATGAGACTAGAGGTTCACAGGATGTTTCCATTgatcaagagaagaaaacatcaGAATATGGAAATGTGAAAAACAGTTCAGTATCTGCTAAAGTTAGTGATGGGACCAACAGTATTGCCAAAACTAGTGGAAGTGCCAAGATTAGTGACCGAGTTGATTTTGTTGACAGTGGCAAGAGCAGCATGTGTAGGGGAAGCACAAGCAGTGATGTCAGTGATGAAAGCACGTGTAGCAGCTTTAGTAGCATCAGCAAGCCTCACAAAGCAAATGACTTGAGATGGGAAGCCATCCAAGCCGTCAGGAGAAAAGATGGGGTTTTGGGTGTAAGCCAATTTAGACTGCTAAAGAGGTTAGGTTGTGGGGATATTGGAAGCGTCTATTTATCAGAGTTGTGTGGGACTAAATGTTGTTTTGCGATGAAGGTTATGGACAAAGCTTCTCTGGCAAGTCGTAAAAAGTTGCTTCGGGCTCAGACGGAAAGAGAAATATTGCAATCTCTGGATCACCCATTCCTTCCAACACTATACGCCCACTTTGAGACTGATAAGTTCTCGTGTTTGGTAATGGAATTCTGCCCTGGAGGAGACTTGCACACTCTGAGGCAGCGGCAGCCTGGAAAACATTTTCCTGAGCAGGCAGTAAA ATTTTATGTAGCAGAGGTGCTACTAGCTCTGGAATACCTCCACATGCTTGGGATTATTTACCGTGATCTTAAGCCAGAAAATGTCCTTGTGAGAGAAGATGGACATATAATGCTCTCAGACTTTGATCTCTCCCTACGTTGTGCTGTTAACCCAACGCTTGTCAAAACTGCATCCTTAGAATCTGAGCCATTAAGAAAAAACCCTGCATACTGTGTCCAGCCAGCTTGCATTCAGCCTTCCTGCATTCAGCCGTCATGTGTTGCTCCCACAACATGCTTTGGTCCCCGTTTTTTCTCCAGCAAATCCAAGAAggaccctaaacccaaaactgAGATTGGGAATCAAGTTAACCTTCTACCTGAGCTTATAGCAGAGCCAACTGATGCTCGGTCAATGTCCTTTGTTGGGACTTACGAATACTTGGCCCCGGAGATCATCAAGGGCGAAGGTCATGGAAGTGCTGTTGATTGGTGGACCTTTGGGATATTCCTATATGAACTCTTGTTTGGTAAGACTCCTTTCAAAGGATCTGGTAATCGAGCGACATTATTCAATGTTGTGGTTCAGCCTCTTCGTTTTCCAGAATCACCCATTGTCAGTTTTGCTGCAAGGGATCTCATAAGGGGCTTGCTTGTGAAAGAACCACAGCATAGATTAGCATATAAACGAGGTGCCACTGAAATTAAGCAACACACCTTCTTCCAAGGTGTGAATTGGGCACTGATTCGTTGCGCTACCCCACCCGAGATCCCAAAGCCAGTTGAGATTGAACGCATACCTGGTCCAAGTCCAACGGCATCAAGTAGTGAAAAAGCTGCTGCCATTAGAACAGCTGCAGATCAAAAATGTTCTGATAATTATCTggaatttgatttcttttag
- the LOC120005453 gene encoding U-box domain-containing protein 35 encodes MSVTLTEYYNYNYNPNNDGGGGVSEIIEEENLSSDLFEINHVPAAAICTKEEREIEGSSLFSFDVGNDKGSDCVYVCVGKSESSMDALSWTLNHALPTHSTIVYLIHVFPEIHFIPSPLGKLPKGQVSPDQVESYMAQERGKRRQFLQKYLDRCSASKVNADTMLIESDDVAKAILDLISILNIRRLVIGTNKSSLRKLRSKRGTGIADQILQNTAQACEINVICEGKEVSDQIIGSSTPSPRGREDHLKSLQPQDQSTDSFSCNCFKPRKVL; translated from the exons ATGTCGGTGACATTAACGGAGTACTATAACTACAACTACAACCCCAACAATGATGGCGGTGGCGGTGTGAGCGAgatcattgaagaagaaaaCTTGTCAAGCGACCTCTTTGAGATTAACCATGTTCCTGCTGCTGCAATTTGTACCAAAGAAGAGAGGGAGATCGAGGGAAGCAGCTTGTTTTCTTTCGATGTTGGTAATGATAAAGGAAGCGACTGCGTTTATGTTTGTGTAGGGAAGAGCGAGTCGAGCATGGATGCACTTTCATGGACCTTGAACCATGCTCTTCCTACTCACTCCACTATTGTCTATCTCATCCATGTCTTCCCTGAGATTCACTTCATTCCTTCCCCAC TGGGGAAGCTTCCCAAGGGTCAGGTGAGTCCAGATCAGGTGGAGAGCTACATGGCCCAGgaaagaggcaagaggagaCAATTCCTTCAGAAGTATCTGGATAGGTGTTCTGCTTCCAAG GTCAATGCAGACACTATGCTTATTGAGAGTGATGATGTTGCCAAGGCTATTCTGGACCTCATCTCCATCCTCAACATTAGAAGGCTAGTAATTGGTACCAACAAATCCAGTCTAAG GAAATTGAGGTCCAAGAGAGGCACTGGAATAGCTGATCAGATACTTCAAAATACAGCGCAAGCTTGTGAGATCAACGTTATATGTGAAGGAAAGGAAGTGAGTGACCAGATTATTGGATCATCAACACCGTCTCCGCGTGGCCGTGAGGACCATCTCAAGTCTCTGCAGCCTCAAGATCAATCAACTGATTCATTTTCCTGCAACTGTTTCAAACCACGCAAAGTCTTGTAA
- the LOC120006423 gene encoding WEB family protein At1g12150-like, whose amino-acid sequence MVSVRIKELQKPQGSPRTEIGEIDTRAPFQSVKAAVSLFAEVALNRRKPNVRRSRSLENVIDKEAQLLLAQKQLTKIKQKLETAETTKARALTELERVKRIMEDLTNKLKTVSESKISAVEATEAVKRKGKLLQEQKSQKHFGNVTRKHELQQAREQYLAAAAELDAAKQDLNKIRQDFNAALEAKSAAFQQAAKAQHSVNMNAEKVSEVSKEISAMNESIQQLKLASQQAEQEQAKIAAEKETRIQTCKTCKDEAEKQLLTLKNEYDPELTRTIEAKLAETNADIGVLQEEMKNVHASKMNHVRVVTTELDDATRRLQEVAEEERSLQSFVSTLKLELENVKKEHVEFQEKQAAAEQKETDQLLFAAENAHREAEELQRTTEELKHEAETAQRRAAEAESKLQLALKEAEGAREAEKRVHDEIKVLIGTQQTPQPDSPAKIKISKEEFESLKGKQEECNNLAEMKVAAVMVQLEIINANKDEAEEKLEAGLKAIEEIKEATDLSLKAAENASAAQCMVEGELQKWRQEEETVA is encoded by the exons ATGGTGAGTGTACGAATAAAAGAGCTACAAAAGCCTCAAGGATCACCAAGGACGGAAATCGGAGAGATCGACACCAGGGCACCTTTTCAATCTGTCAAAGCTGCTGTTAGTTTATTTGCAGAAGTTGCTTTGAATAGGAGGAAGCCTAATGTCAGGAGGTCAAGATCTTTGGAG AATGTGATAGATAAGGAGGCACAACTTCTCTTGGCCCAAAAACAACTCACCAAGATCAAGCAAAAGCTTGAGACTGCTGAAACTACCAAAGCTCGAGCACTTACTGAACTTGAAAGGGTAAAAAGAATCATGGAAGATTTGACTAACAAGCTCAAAACTGTAAGCGAGTCCAAGATATCCGCAGTTGAGGCCACAGAGGCTGTGAAGAGAAAGGGAAAACTACTGCAAGAGCAAAAATCTCAGAAACACTTCGGAAACGTTACTCGGAAACATGAGTTGCAGCAAGCAAGAGAGCAGTACTTGGCCGCTGCTGCTGAGCTTGATGCAGCAAAGCAAGATCTCAATAAAATTCGGCAGGACTTTAATGCTGCTTTGGAAGCGAAATCCGCTGCATTTCAACAAGCAGCAAAAGCACAGCATTCAGTTAATATGAATGCAGAAAAGGTCAGTGAAGTTTCGAAGGAAATCTCTGCGATGAATGAATCGATTCAACAATTAAAGCTTGCCTCTCAACAAGCTGAACAAGAGCAAGCAAAGATTGCTGCTGAAAAAGAAACTCGCATACAAACTTGTAAAACCTGCAAGGATGAAGCAGAAAAGCAGCTGCTAACTTTGAAGAATGAATATGATCCTGAACTGACCAGAACCATTGAAGCAAAGCTCGCAGAAACAAACGCTGATATTGGAGTTCTACAGGAAGAGATGAAAAATGTTCACGCCTCCAAAATGAATCATGTGAGAGTGGTAACCACAGAGCTCGATGATGCCACAAGGAGATTGCAAGAAGTTGCAGAAGAAGAAAGGTCTCTTCAAAGCTTTGTGAGTACTCTTAAGCTGGAATTGGAAAATGTGAAGAAGGAGCATGTCGAATTTCAGGAGAAGCAAGCAGCTGcagaacaaaaagaaacagaTCAGTTACTATTTGCAGCAGAAAATGCACATCGGGAAGCTGAAGAGCTGCAAAGAACTACTGAAGAGCTAAAGCACGAAGCTGAAACTGCCCAAAGGAGAGCAGCGGAAGCCGAATCAAAGCTGCAACTTGCACTAAAAGAGGCTGAAGGGGCAAGAGAGGCAGAGAAGAGAGTCCACGATGAGATTAAGGTCTTGATTGGAACACAACAAACGCCACAGCCAGATTCTCCTGCCAAGATCAAGATTTCAAAGGAGGAGTTCGAATCTCTGAAGGGAAAGCAGGAGGAATGCAACAATTTAGCGGAAATGAAAGTTGCTGCTGTGATGGTACAATTAGAGATAATCAATGCAAACAAAGACGAAGCAGAAGAGAAATTAGAGGCAGGTTTGAAAGCAATAGAGGAAATAAAGGAAGCAACAGACCTTTCTTTGAAGGCGGCTGAGAATGCCTCAGCTGCACAATGTATGGTTGAGGGTGAACTCCAAAAATGGCGTCAAGAAGAGGAAACAGTAGCTTAA
- the LOC120006424 gene encoding acetyl-CoA acetyltransferase, cytosolic 1, whose amino-acid sequence MAPSYSSLNPRDVCIVGVARTPMGSFLGSLSSLSATKLGSIAIEAALRRANVDPSLVQEVFFGNVLSASLGQAPARQAALGAGIPNSVICTTINKVCASGMKATMLAALTIQLGINDVVVTGGMESMSNVPKYLSRKGPLAGHDTIVDGMIKDGLWDVYNDFGMGMCGEICAKQYAITREEQDSYAVRSFERGITAQDGDLFSWEIVPVEVSRGRGKPSTIVDKDEGLGKFDAAKLRKLKPSFKENGGSITAGNASSISDGAAALVLVSGEKALKLGLRVIAKIKGYADGAQAPELFPTAPALAIPKAISNAGLEASQIDYYEINEAFSVVALANEKLLGLNPEKLNVHGGAVALGHPLGCSGARILITLLGVLRHKNGKYGVGGICNGGGEASALVLELMSFERVGPSKL is encoded by the exons ATGGCTCCCTCATATTCTTCGCTGAATCCTCGAG ATGTTTGCATAGTCGGTGTTGCACGTACACCGATGGGCAGCTTCCTTGGCTCCCTTTCATCTCTTTCTGCAACAAAACTCGGGTCCATAGCCATTGAAG CTGCTCTTAGAAGGGCAAACGTTGATCCTTCACTGGTGCAAGAGGTCTTCTTTGGGAATGTTCTCAGTGCAAGTTTAGGACAAGCTCCTGCTAGACAGGCCGCTTTAGGTGCTGGTATACCCAATTCTGTAATATGTACCACCATTAACAAAGTATGTGCATCAGGGATGAAAG CAACTATGCTTGCGGCGCTGACAATCCAATTGGGGATTAATGATGTTGTTGTGACTGGTGGCATGGAAAGCATGTCTAATGTTCCCAAGTATCTATCAAG AAAGGGACCCCTGGCAGGACATGATACCATTGTTGATGGCATGATCAAAGATGGACTATGGGATGTGTATAATGACTTTGGAATGGGGATGTGTGGAGAAATTTGTGCCAAACAATATGCCATAACAAGAGAAGAGCAG GATTCTTACGCTGTTCGAAGCTTTGAGCGTGGAATTACTGCACAAGATGGCGATCTGTTTTCCTGGGAGATAGTTCCG GTTGAAGTGTCTAGGGGAAGAGGCAAACCATCCACAATTGTTGATAAGGATGAAGGTTTGGGAAAG TTTGATGCTGCAAAACTTAGGAAGCTTAAACCAAGTTTCAAGGAAAATGGGGGTTCTATTACTGCCGGCAATGCTTCTAGCATAAG CGATGGTGCAGCAGCTTTAGTGCTTGTCAGTGGAGAGAAGGCACTTAAGCTTGGGTTACGAGTAATTGCTAAGATCAAAGGATACGCAGATGGTGCTCAG GCACCGGAATTATTCCCGACTGCTCCAGCCCTGGCAATACCAAAAGCTATTTCAAATGCTGGTCTGGAGGCTTCTCAAATTGATTACTATGAGATAAATGAAGCCTTTTCT GTCGTGGCTCTTGCCAATGAGAAATTGCTTGGTCTTAATCCT GAAAAATTAAATGTGCATGGTGGAGCTGTGGCTCTTGGACATCCTCTAGGATGCAGCGGAGCTCGTATTTTGATCACATTGTTGGGG GTATTGAGACATAAAAATGGGAAGTATGGTGTTGGTGGCATCTGCAATGGGGGAGGTGAAGCATCTGCCCTTGTTCTTGAGCTAAT GTCGTTTGAGAGGGTGGGACCTTCAAAgttatga
- the LOC120005242 gene encoding protein C2-DOMAIN ABA-RELATED 11, which yields MGEDLGVLKVVVVQGKKLVIRDFKSSDPYVVVKLGDQTAKTKVINSCLNPVWNEELTFSLKEPVGVLSLEVFDKDRFKADDKMGHARLSLQPVVSASRLKQILRVSSGETTLRKVVPDTENCLARESTISCVNGEVVQNVWLRLCSVESGEIELKIMLINPPGKA from the exons ATGGGTGAGGACTTAGGGGTGCTAAAAGTAGTGGTTGTGCAAGGGAAAAAGCTCGTTATCCGGGATTTCAAGAGCAGTGATCCTTATGTTGTCGTGAAGCTAGGTGATCAG ACGGCAAAGACAAAGGTTATCAACAGTTGCCTTAATCCAGTCTGGAATGAAGAGTTAACTTTCTCCCTCAAAGAACCTGTTGGAGTTTTAAGTTTG GAAGTGTTTGATAAAGATCGTTTCAAAGCAGATGACAAGATGGGGCATGCTCGCCTTAGCCTTCAACCAGTTGTCTCTGCCTCTAGACTTAAGCAGATTCTACGAGTATCCTCTGGTGAGACAACGTTAAGGAAGGTTGTCCCAGACACTGAGAACTGTCTTGCGAGGGAAAGCACTATTAGTTGTGTAAATGGTGAGGTGGTGCAGAATGTTTGGTTAAGGCTCTGCTCAGTAGAATCTGGGGAGATAGAACTGAAGATAATGCTAATCAATCCTCCTGGAAAAGCTTGA